The Roseiconus lacunae genome has a segment encoding these proteins:
- the rho gene encoding transcription termination factor Rho, translating to MHKRHSNSRGYPGKRGRQVQRHPDKVVDQRIRELDAERDPLSLPEEIVSEATKVGKRVGIPSGEGGPQTSLAELQAMGEEDIVALATAEGIEDPAEIPKQELIFGILKNRMKAGGLMYGEGTLEILPDGFGFLRSSKHHYVSCPDDIYVSPSQIRRFGLQTGSHVAGQIRPPKENERYFALLRIEAINRRDPSQRGSTIPFEELTPLHPDRRIMMEHADDELSTRIVDMLTPIGFGQRGLIVSPPRAGKTILMQNMARAVLHNYPEAYVFILLIDERPEEVTDMEREIRGPQCEVISSTFDEPAQRHIQVAQMVIEKAKRMVESGTDVIVFLDSITRLARAHNSDGESTGKLLSGGLDAGAMQKPKAIFGSARKTEEGGSLTILATALVDTGSKMDDVIFEEFKGTGNLEIVLDRGLVERRIWPAIDISRSGTRREEMLLDKDEYQRISSLRRAMIEVSPSDAMADLVKRLTKTQNNAEFLMSVKDVD from the coding sequence ATGCACAAACGCCATAGTAATTCCCGAGGATATCCGGGCAAACGCGGTCGCCAAGTGCAACGTCACCCCGACAAAGTTGTCGATCAACGGATTCGTGAACTCGACGCCGAGCGGGATCCGCTTTCACTGCCAGAAGAGATCGTCAGTGAAGCGACGAAGGTCGGCAAGCGTGTCGGCATTCCCTCCGGTGAAGGCGGTCCCCAAACGTCGCTCGCCGAACTGCAGGCGATGGGCGAAGAGGACATCGTGGCCCTCGCCACCGCCGAAGGAATCGAGGACCCGGCGGAGATTCCTAAACAAGAATTGATTTTCGGCATTTTGAAAAACCGCATGAAAGCAGGCGGTTTGATGTATGGCGAAGGCACGCTGGAAATTTTGCCCGATGGGTTCGGTTTTTTGCGAAGCAGTAAGCATCACTATGTTTCCTGTCCCGATGACATTTATGTTTCGCCCAGCCAGATTCGACGATTCGGATTGCAAACCGGAAGTCACGTCGCCGGACAAATCCGACCGCCGAAAGAAAATGAACGCTACTTCGCGCTACTGCGGATTGAAGCAATCAATCGTCGCGATCCCTCGCAACGCGGTTCGACGATTCCGTTTGAAGAGTTAACCCCGTTGCATCCCGATCGACGGATCATGATGGAACATGCCGACGATGAACTTTCCACGCGAATCGTGGACATGCTGACCCCGATCGGGTTCGGGCAACGAGGATTGATTGTCAGTCCTCCACGGGCCGGAAAAACGATACTGATGCAAAACATGGCTCGAGCGGTTTTGCACAATTATCCCGAAGCGTACGTCTTTATCCTGCTAATCGACGAACGACCGGAAGAAGTCACCGACATGGAACGCGAAATACGCGGCCCACAGTGCGAAGTGATTAGCAGCACCTTTGATGAACCCGCCCAGCGGCACATCCAAGTCGCTCAGATGGTGATCGAAAAGGCGAAACGAATGGTCGAATCGGGGACCGACGTCATCGTCTTTCTCGACTCAATCACCCGGCTTGCGAGAGCCCACAATAGTGACGGCGAATCAACCGGAAAACTGCTCTCCGGCGGTCTGGATGCCGGCGCGATGCAAAAGCCCAAGGCGATCTTCGGCTCCGCTCGTAAAACCGAAGAAGGTGGATCACTGACGATTCTGGCGACGGCACTTGTCGATACCGGCAGCAAGATGGATGATGTCATCTTTGAAGAGTTTAAAGGGACCGGAAACCTTGAAATCGTCCTCGATCGTGGTCTTGTCGAGCGTCGGATTTGGCCGGCAATCGATATCAGTCGTAGCGGAACGCGACGCGAAGAAATGCTTCTCGATAAAGACGAGTACCAACGGATCTCGTCGCTGCGTCGTGCGATGATCGAAGTGTCACCGAGTGATGCGATGGCAGACCTCGTCAAGCGATTGACAAAAACTCAAAACAATGCCGAATTTTTGATGAGTGTGAAGGATGTCGACTGA
- the ribH gene encoding 6,7-dimethyl-8-ribityllumazine synthase, with protein sequence MSTEVTGIEGQLPTGKIVIVASRYNESICDSLVQGSLKTLEEAGYGSDVVSVVRVPGAWELPLVCANALENTDVISAIVLGCVIKGETTHDEHINRSVSDAIMQLGLTTRKPIGFGLLTCNTLDQALQRSGGTVGNKGEEAAEAALELLRLGVKLSG encoded by the coding sequence ATGTCGACTGAAGTGACCGGAATCGAAGGTCAACTCCCCACCGGTAAGATTGTCATCGTCGCAAGTCGCTATAACGAAAGCATCTGCGATTCGCTGGTCCAAGGTAGCCTGAAAACGCTCGAAGAAGCAGGCTACGGAAGCGATGTCGTCAGCGTCGTTCGCGTTCCCGGTGCGTGGGAACTTCCGCTTGTCTGTGCGAACGCTTTGGAGAATACCGATGTGATCTCCGCGATCGTCCTCGGTTGTGTTATTAAAGGCGAAACGACTCATGACGAGCACATCAATCGTTCGGTTAGTGATGCGATCATGCAACTTGGGCTGACGACCCGAAAGCCAATTGGGTTTGGGCTGCTCACTTGCAATACACTCGATCAAGCCCTGCAGCGCAGTGGCGGTACAGTCGGCAACAAGGGCGAGGAAGCGGCGGAAGCAGCGCTCGAGTTATTGCGACTGGGTGTCAAACTTTCTGGTTAG
- a CDS encoding carboxypeptidase-like regulatory domain-containing protein — MNATVVKYSNGTVTIQKSDGSEINGPISRVESIRFGDSKASGSDHGDDTPRAVKRDILAAIANYKGQIDQSKRPGAIVAMYLDTEDRGGKTERNRVEYRCYRGGGYSGIRSAPLRQAWTTFEFISSPEREGPRRIQLDPGPPYKTKQIDVNVKSGEVTNLGRIVFEKVQADGTASIFGIVKGADGKAMPNVSVTAGSQRTITDSNGKYQLDGFGLENVSLKASQPGFYGGDGKVSIRDMSRREIEQDLILFRPMRIKFRYVISDKKSTSFEGNNVQEGSFVVTADSVFKQLSEEYFSSPSFREFAKDVGLRFSHYSGRLAIDNFMAPIYYQVADSNIPFESIQGVGNFSSQHGPALEQGVTILIRGFRDNSRSGVSDYCVKLLVEEMTPIH; from the coding sequence ATGAACGCGACGGTCGTCAAATACTCCAACGGAACTGTTACGATTCAAAAGTCCGATGGATCAGAAATCAATGGCCCTATCAGTCGGGTTGAAAGTATTCGCTTCGGCGATTCGAAAGCATCCGGCTCAGATCACGGCGACGATACGCCGAGAGCCGTAAAGCGAGACATCTTAGCCGCCATCGCGAACTACAAGGGGCAGATCGATCAATCTAAACGCCCCGGGGCGATCGTTGCGATGTATCTCGATACGGAGGATCGTGGCGGAAAGACCGAAAGAAATCGGGTTGAGTACCGTTGCTATCGCGGCGGCGGGTATTCGGGAATCAGAAGCGCGCCTCTACGACAGGCCTGGACCACATTCGAATTCATTTCCAGCCCTGAAAGAGAAGGACCTCGTCGGATTCAGCTCGACCCCGGTCCGCCGTATAAGACTAAGCAAATCGACGTCAACGTCAAATCGGGCGAGGTCACCAACCTTGGTCGTATCGTGTTCGAGAAGGTCCAAGCGGACGGTACCGCCAGTATTTTTGGGATCGTGAAAGGGGCAGACGGAAAAGCAATGCCGAACGTATCAGTCACAGCAGGAAGTCAACGGACCATCACCGACAGCAACGGCAAATATCAGCTAGACGGATTCGGACTAGAAAACGTCTCACTCAAAGCCAGCCAACCAGGTTTCTACGGAGGCGATGGCAAGGTTTCGATTCGAGACATGAGCCGACGTGAGATCGAGCAGGACCTGATTCTTTTCCGGCCGATGCGGATCAAGTTTCGTTATGTGATCAGCGACAAGAAAAGCACTTCGTTCGAAGGGAACAATGTCCAAGAAGGCAGTTTTGTCGTGACCGCCGACTCAGTTTTTAAGCAGCTCAGTGAAGAATACTTTTCTTCTCCATCGTTCCGGGAATTTGCCAAGGACGTGGGTTTGCGATTTTCGCACTATTCAGGTCGGTTAGCGATCGACAACTTTATGGCGCCGATCTACTACCAAGTTGCCGACTCCAACATCCCATTTGAATCGATCCAAGGCGTTGGTAATTTCAGTTCTCAACATGGCCCGGCACTGGAGCAAGGTGTAACGATCCTCATCCGCGGCTTCCGCGATAATAGCCGATCGGGAGTTTCCGATTACTGCGTTAAGCTGCTGGTCGAAGAAATGACTCCGATTCACTGA
- a CDS encoding helix-turn-helix domain-containing protein, producing MNDSDIVVPNGAHIAQVRKSCGLTQAQLAKATGYSIRLIGKTEQGKGVRYSSLVAIADTLRRNGAESVCASQLCSDPETIARQFVEAYRWHEQNMISEVRHLISDDLQVFIAGDQTRIPFAGNYSGPEGLQQFLDRFFGLLERPDKNALTLKYYTNANEVVAYGTEFGRIKGSDTSELTWLSLLFRIEGGLVVRFEDYFDTAPAQARVEAFREKINAWDEEE from the coding sequence ATGAATGATTCTGACATCGTTGTCCCCAATGGGGCTCATATCGCACAGGTGCGGAAGTCCTGTGGATTGACACAAGCTCAACTCGCCAAGGCGACCGGGTATTCCATCCGACTGATCGGGAAAACGGAACAGGGAAAGGGAGTCCGGTACTCAAGCCTAGTTGCAATTGCTGACACGCTACGTCGCAACGGGGCAGAATCAGTCTGTGCATCCCAGCTATGCAGCGACCCAGAGACGATCGCTCGGCAATTTGTCGAAGCCTATCGCTGGCACGAGCAGAATATGATCTCCGAGGTACGTCACTTGATCAGCGATGATCTGCAAGTGTTCATCGCTGGCGATCAGACGCGGATCCCATTTGCGGGCAATTACTCAGGGCCGGAGGGACTCCAACAATTTTTGGACCGCTTCTTCGGTTTGCTCGAGCGGCCCGATAAAAACGCTCTGACATTGAAATACTATACCAACGCCAACGAAGTCGTCGCCTACGGTACTGAATTTGGCAGAATCAAGGGAAGCGACACAAGTGAGCTGACTTGGTTATCGTTGCTGTTTCGAATCGAAGGCGGTTTGGTGGTACGGTTCGAAGACTATTTCGACACCGCACCGGCGCAAGCGAGAGTCGAAGCATTCCGCGAAAAAATCAATGCATGGGACGAAGAGGAGTGA
- a CDS encoding cupin domain-containing protein: MSDLSTGNIFQNIPDSLPAELIDVIVDESNVRIERIVSTGQSTPAGEWYDQDQHEWVVVLSGEAQLIFANGDQLHLGQGDHCLIKAHQKHRVERTSSTKPTLWLAVFFD; encoded by the coding sequence ATGAGCGATCTTTCGACTGGAAATATTTTCCAAAACATTCCCGACTCTTTGCCTGCTGAACTTATCGACGTGATCGTCGATGAATCAAACGTTCGGATAGAACGAATCGTGTCGACAGGACAGAGCACCCCGGCGGGTGAATGGTATGACCAAGACCAGCATGAATGGGTCGTCGTTCTAAGCGGCGAAGCACAGCTCATTTTTGCAAACGGCGATCAACTGCACTTGGGGCAAGGCGATCATTGTTTGATCAAGGCACACCAAAAACATCGCGTCGAACGGACATCATCGACCAAGCCCACTCTTTGGTTGGCAGTCTTCTTTGATTAA